One region of Micromonospora ureilytica genomic DNA includes:
- a CDS encoding TlyA family RNA methyltransferase, whose translation MARRNRLDAELVRRGLARSREQAAALVEAGRVQLRGVVARKAAAMVDPADPLLVTGADPAEEYVSRGGHKLAGALAAFAPGGLQVAGRRCLDAGASTGGFTDVLLRAGAAEVVAVDVGYGQLAWPLRTNERVRVLERTNVRTLDADAIGGQVDLTVADLSFISLRLVLPALAGCTRDDGDLALMVKPQFEVGKDRVGAGGVVRDPELRAEAVLDVAATAARLGLGLADVAASPLPGPSGNVEFFVWLRRGAPAADPQRVRAVVAAGPDGSTRAGDVSDVAAEEVAG comes from the coding sequence GCAGGCCGCCGCGTTGGTGGAGGCCGGCCGGGTCCAACTGCGGGGCGTGGTCGCCCGCAAGGCGGCCGCGATGGTCGACCCCGCCGATCCGCTCCTGGTGACCGGCGCGGACCCGGCCGAGGAGTACGTCTCCCGGGGCGGGCACAAGCTCGCCGGCGCGCTGGCCGCGTTCGCCCCCGGTGGGTTGCAGGTGGCCGGGCGGCGTTGCCTGGACGCGGGAGCGTCGACAGGTGGGTTCACCGACGTGTTGCTGCGCGCCGGCGCGGCCGAGGTGGTGGCCGTGGACGTCGGCTACGGGCAGCTCGCCTGGCCGCTGCGCACGAACGAGCGGGTCCGCGTCCTGGAGCGCACCAATGTCCGTACCCTCGATGCTGACGCGATCGGTGGCCAGGTCGACCTCACGGTGGCCGACCTGTCGTTCATCTCGCTGCGGCTGGTGCTGCCGGCGTTGGCCGGCTGCACCCGCGACGACGGTGACCTGGCGTTGATGGTCAAGCCGCAGTTCGAGGTCGGTAAGGACCGGGTCGGCGCCGGCGGTGTGGTCCGTGATCCGGAGTTGCGCGCCGAAGCGGTGCTGGACGTGGCCGCGACGGCGGCGCGGCTCGGCCTCGGGTTGGCCGACGTGGCGGCCAGCCCACTGCCCGGGCCGAGCGGCAACGTGGAGTTCTTCGTATGGTTGCGCCGGGGCGCACCAGCGGCCGACCCACAGCGGGTGCGGGCCGTGGTGGCGGCCGGGCCGGACGGCTCGACGAGGGCCGGCGACGTGTCGGACGTCGCGGCGGAGGAGGTCGCAGGGTGA